A window from Frischella perrara encodes these proteins:
- the ilvC gene encoding ketol-acid reductoisomerase: MSNYFNTLCWREKLAQLGKCRFMGRDEFASEANFLKGKKIVIVGCGAQGLNQGLNMRDSGLDIAYALRQEAIAEKRASWKKATENGFKVGTYEELVPTADLVINLTPDKQHSAVVKAVQPLMKQGAALGYSHGFNIVEVGEKIRPDITVVMVAPKCPGTEVREEYKRGFGVPTLIAVHPANDPKGEGLAIAKAWAAATGGHRAGVLESSFVAEVKSDLMGEQTILCGMLQTGSLLCFDKLVGEGVDPAYACKLLQFGWETITEALKQGGITLMMDRLSNPAKLRANALAQELKVIMTDLYRKHMDDIISGEFSRTMMEDWHNDDKNLLTWRKQTGETGFEKAPEYQGKIDEQTYFDQGVVLVAMVKAGVELAFETMIEAGILEESAYYESLHELPLIANTIARKRLYEMNVVISDTAEYGNYLFSNAAVPLLKEKFMPLLQAGDLGKAIPEGSVDNALLRDVNEAIRNHPIEKIGHTLRSYMKDMKKINVAG; the protein is encoded by the coding sequence ATGTCAAACTATTTTAATACCTTATGCTGGCGAGAAAAATTAGCACAACTAGGTAAATGCCGTTTTATGGGACGTGACGAATTTGCATCAGAAGCAAATTTCTTAAAAGGCAAAAAAATTGTCATTGTAGGCTGTGGTGCACAAGGTTTAAACCAAGGTCTAAATATGCGGGATTCTGGTTTAGATATTGCTTATGCATTACGTCAAGAAGCTATAGCGGAAAAACGCGCTTCATGGAAGAAAGCGACTGAAAATGGATTTAAAGTAGGTACTTATGAAGAATTAGTACCAACAGCGGATCTTGTAATCAATTTAACACCAGATAAACAACATTCAGCAGTTGTTAAAGCGGTACAACCTTTAATGAAACAAGGTGCTGCTTTAGGGTATTCTCATGGCTTTAATATTGTTGAAGTTGGTGAAAAAATACGTCCTGATATTACTGTAGTAATGGTAGCACCAAAATGTCCTGGTACAGAAGTTCGCGAAGAGTATAAACGTGGATTTGGTGTACCTACTTTAATCGCAGTTCATCCTGCCAATGACCCAAAAGGTGAAGGTTTAGCTATTGCTAAAGCTTGGGCTGCTGCAACAGGTGGACACCGAGCTGGTGTACTTGAGTCTTCTTTTGTTGCTGAAGTTAAATCTGACTTAATGGGTGAGCAAACTATTCTGTGTGGTATGTTACAAACTGGATCATTGTTATGCTTTGATAAACTAGTTGGTGAAGGCGTAGATCCTGCTTATGCTTGTAAATTATTGCAATTTGGTTGGGAAACGATCACTGAAGCATTAAAACAAGGTGGAATTACACTAATGATGGATCGCTTATCAAATCCTGCTAAGTTACGTGCAAATGCCTTGGCACAAGAATTGAAAGTAATTATGACTGATCTGTATCGTAAACATATGGATGATATTATTTCTGGTGAATTCTCACGCACTATGATGGAAGATTGGCATAATGATGATAAAAATCTACTGACTTGGCGTAAGCAAACCGGTGAAACTGGTTTTGAAAAGGCACCTGAATATCAAGGTAAAATTGATGAACAAACCTATTTCGATCAAGGTGTTGTATTGGTAGCAATGGTTAAAGCTGGCGTAGAATTAGCATTTGAAACTATGATTGAAGCAGGTATTCTTGAAGAATCAGCTTATTATGAATCCTTACATGAACTTCCTTTAATTGCAAATACTATTGCTCGTAAACGTTTATACGAAATGAACGTTGTTATCTCTGATACAGCTGAATATGGTAACTATTTATTCTCCAATGCAGCAGTGCCATTATTAAAAGAGAAATTTATGCCATTATTACAAGCTGGTGATTTAGGTAAAGCAATTCCAGAGGGTAGCGTTGATAACGCATTATTGCGTGATGTTAATGAAGCTATACGCAATCATCCAATTGAAAAAATTGGTCACACGCTTCGTAGTTACATGAAAGACATGAAGAAAATCAATGTAGCAGGTTAA
- the ilvY gene encoding HTH-type transcriptional activator IlvY has protein sequence MNIHDLKTFLTLCETQHFGLAAKAMHITPSTLSRQIQRIEDSINQQLFIRDNRSVKITPAGYQFRIFAKQVLAEFNQLQQDFEQNNQQLSGELTLFCSVTAAYSHLPDILDKFRALYPLVEIKLITGDAADAVTKIQLNEADLAIAGRPKRLPNSIEFFKLGEIDMVLLIPRLKCPFTEKLHQKQPDWHHIPFILPEHGPSRHRIDQWFKQNKISSPHIYATVAGHEAIVSMVAVGCGVALLPKVVMENSPDRIRERIIEWSSQIIEPFDIGVCVQKKRLSEKIIASFWQSIQR, from the coding sequence ATGAATATACACGATTTAAAGACTTTTCTGACTTTATGTGAAACTCAGCACTTTGGTTTGGCTGCAAAAGCAATGCACATCACACCATCAACACTGTCTAGGCAAATTCAGCGCATTGAAGATTCCATTAATCAACAACTTTTCATCCGTGATAATCGTTCGGTAAAAATTACACCGGCAGGCTATCAATTTAGGATATTTGCAAAACAAGTACTCGCTGAATTTAATCAATTACAACAAGACTTTGAACAAAATAATCAGCAATTATCGGGAGAATTAACCCTATTTTGTTCTGTAACGGCGGCATATAGTCACTTACCCGATATTCTGGATAAATTCCGTGCGTTGTATCCACTCGTCGAAATCAAATTAATTACGGGGGATGCGGCTGATGCGGTTACAAAAATTCAACTTAACGAAGCGGATTTAGCGATTGCGGGTCGTCCGAAAAGGCTTCCCAATAGTATTGAATTTTTCAAATTAGGAGAAATTGATATGGTACTTTTAATCCCTCGTTTAAAATGCCCCTTCACAGAGAAATTGCATCAAAAACAACCTGATTGGCATCATATCCCTTTTATCTTACCAGAACATGGTCCGAGCCGTCATAGAATTGATCAATGGTTCAAACAAAATAAAATTTCATCTCCCCATATTTATGCAACTGTAGCCGGTCATGAAGCCATAGTATCAATGGTTGCGGTAGGATGTGGTGTCGCTCTATTACCGAAAGTTGTTATGGAAAACAGTCCAGATAGAATTCGTGAGCGGATCATTGAATGGTCATCACAAATTATTGAGCCTTTTGATATTGGAGTCTGCGTACAAAAGAAACGTTTGTCAGAAAAGATCATTGCCTCATTTTGGCAATCAATTCAAAGGTAA
- a CDS encoding peptidase domain-containing ABC transporter, with translation MQHQLDITFFRRKKLPIILQNELSECGLACLAMIGHYWGIEFSLRELREKYPFTLRGASLKNIINIATDLKFNSRPVRLEMEAIKHLTCPCILHWDLDHFVVLKKIKGNKLYIHDPAIGKVKIKWSEASKHFTGVALEIYPATTFKPEKSSSKISTKSVVGKIIGLKKGLVKLFLLGIMIQICMLISPLYLQWIVDDVIAVNDTNLLTVLGIGFILLTLLRTSIETLRDWFISIFSIQLNYKWRGNVFNHILNLPLEWFQKRSLADIISKFHSIQEIQDGITNKVVSSLIDGILVVTTFVMMFLYSKALALFSFLAIIFYLILRWVSFDAQKNIISEYIINKAQQESHFLESIRGMQSIRLYNHQIERSINWMNLSVKEINTGLRMEKFSLSMGFANKIIFGLDRIIVIWVATLLILENNFSIGMLFAFISYKEQFSGRIISLIDKISDILMLKIHVERLADIVLTLPEDNSETNSIFEKNTIHDVTIKLENISYQYSQNEPMILDNINLTIPMGQCLAITGASGCGKTTLLKIILGLLTPTRGEVFIGGIPLSTINKNSYRKLIATVMQEDHLFTGTIAENISFFQASPDFNEIEKCAIDASIHEEIKYMPMGYNTLIGEIGTGISGGQKQRILLARSLYRNPQILALDEATSHLDVPNEIAVNNAMKKYHFTKLVIAHRPETINAADRIIVLNKGRIISDELNKHGENAASEALD, from the coding sequence ATGCAACATCAACTGGATATAACATTTTTTAGAAGAAAAAAACTACCAATAATATTACAAAATGAATTGTCAGAGTGCGGGCTTGCATGTTTGGCGATGATTGGTCATTATTGGGGTATTGAGTTTAGTTTAAGAGAATTAAGAGAAAAATATCCTTTTACGCTACGTGGCGCGTCCCTTAAAAATATCATCAATATCGCAACTGATTTAAAATTTAATTCTCGTCCTGTTAGATTAGAAATGGAGGCGATTAAACATCTTACTTGTCCATGTATTTTACACTGGGATTTAGATCATTTTGTGGTATTAAAAAAAATTAAAGGAAATAAACTTTATATACATGATCCCGCAATTGGTAAAGTTAAAATAAAGTGGAGTGAAGCTTCGAAACATTTTACAGGCGTCGCTTTGGAGATTTATCCTGCCACAACATTTAAACCAGAAAAATCTTCTTCAAAAATCTCTACAAAATCTGTTGTAGGTAAAATTATTGGTTTGAAGAAAGGATTAGTGAAGTTATTCCTTTTAGGAATTATGATTCAAATTTGCATGTTAATCTCACCATTATATTTACAATGGATCGTTGATGACGTGATTGCCGTAAATGACACAAATTTATTAACGGTATTAGGGATTGGTTTCATATTACTGACTTTGTTAAGAACTTCAATTGAAACACTAAGAGATTGGTTCATTTCAATATTTTCCATCCAACTTAATTACAAATGGCGAGGAAATGTATTTAATCATATTTTAAATCTGCCATTAGAATGGTTTCAAAAACGAAGTCTTGCCGACATTATTTCAAAGTTCCATTCAATTCAAGAAATCCAAGATGGTATTACTAATAAAGTTGTTTCTAGCTTAATAGATGGGATATTAGTGGTTACAACCTTTGTTATGATGTTTTTATATAGTAAAGCATTAGCTTTGTTTTCTTTTTTGGCTATTATTTTTTATTTAATATTGCGATGGGTTTCATTTGATGCGCAAAAGAATATTATTTCTGAATATATTATTAATAAAGCTCAACAAGAAAGTCACTTTCTAGAATCTATTCGGGGAATGCAAAGTATCCGGTTATATAATCACCAAATCGAGCGTTCAATTAATTGGATGAATTTATCGGTAAAAGAAATTAATACCGGTTTACGAATGGAAAAGTTCTCGTTATCAATGGGTTTTGCCAATAAAATAATTTTTGGTTTGGATAGAATAATTGTTATTTGGGTTGCTACATTGTTAATTTTAGAGAACAATTTTTCAATAGGTATGCTATTTGCTTTTATCAGCTATAAAGAACAATTTTCAGGTAGAATTATTTCTTTGATTGATAAAATTAGTGATATTTTAATGTTGAAAATCCATGTTGAACGCCTTGCTGATATTGTTTTAACGCTACCTGAAGATAATTCAGAAACAAATTCTATTTTTGAAAAAAATACAATTCATGATGTCACTATAAAATTAGAAAATATATCTTATCAGTATTCGCAAAATGAACCTATGATCCTAGATAATATTAATCTTACAATACCAATGGGACAATGTTTAGCAATTACCGGAGCTTCGGGTTGTGGGAAAACAACATTACTAAAAATAATTTTAGGATTACTAACTCCCACTCGAGGTGAAGTATTCATCGGCGGGATTCCACTTTCAACTATTAATAAAAATAGTTATAGGAAATTAATTGCTACTGTCATGCAAGAAGATCATTTATTTACTGGAACCATAGCAGAGAATATAAGTTTTTTCCAAGCTTCTCCTGATTTTAATGAAATTGAAAAATGTGCGATAGATGCTTCAATTCATGAAGAAATAAAATATATGCCAATGGGATATAATACACTCATCGGTGAAATCGGAACAGGAATATCGGGAGGTCAAAAACAGCGGATTTTATTGGCAAGATCCTTGTATCGTAACCCTCAAATCCTCGCCCTAGATGAAGCAACAAGTCATCTAGATGTACCAAATGAAATTGCTGTAAATAACGCCATGAAAAAATATCATTTTACTAAATTGGTTATAGCGCATAGACCTGAAACTATTAATGCAGCAGATAGAATTATTGTTTTGAATAAAGGAAGAATCATTTCTGATGAATTGAATAAACATGGAGAAAACGCAGCTAGTGAAGCGTTAGATTAA
- a CDS encoding HlyD family secretion protein: MNKPNKSLFRKECIEHNKPTLIGQIMLTSPFSVNLIIIFFILIFIAIIYLFVFFEYGRKINVKGALLPKEGVITILPSENSIVDQVLVKENQEVKMGEPLFILRNLKYSTTYDAVKKYLLSRKNSLSIEHNLQLEQNRVKIISAQQTKKNLEEEKKILEAQIVVQTEKVQITDDTLEKYNRLYSVNAVSEIEFNNRRSESLDQKSLLFDLEQKLASVNRYINDLETELLQIPLEEQKEISIFENEIEAIEKELVENNAFKFTTVFAPKDGIIGNILVSKGQSVYENMLMATVLPNNPTLEANLFIPSSAIGFIEEGLSVSLRYDAFPYQKFGQQSGIVIDVANNAIHSSELKSLGIYSQLFSNEKDTYYRIKVKLNNQDILAYGKHYPLKIGMSLESNIILDKRKIYEWIFEPLISIQGI, encoded by the coding sequence ATGAATAAACCAAATAAGTCGCTTTTTAGAAAAGAGTGTATAGAGCACAATAAGCCCACACTTATTGGACAAATTATGCTTACTAGTCCCTTTAGTGTAAATTTAATCATAATATTCTTTATTTTGATTTTTATTGCAATTATTTATCTCTTCGTTTTTTTTGAGTATGGCCGCAAAATTAATGTAAAAGGTGCTTTACTTCCTAAAGAGGGAGTAATTACTATCTTACCTTCTGAGAATAGTATTGTTGATCAAGTATTAGTAAAGGAAAATCAAGAAGTCAAAATGGGTGAACCATTGTTTATACTTAGAAATTTAAAATACAGCACTACCTATGATGCTGTTAAAAAATACTTACTAAGTAGAAAAAATAGTTTATCAATTGAGCATAACTTACAGTTAGAACAAAATAGAGTAAAAATAATTTCAGCTCAACAAACAAAAAAAAATCTTGAAGAAGAAAAAAAAATTTTAGAAGCTCAAATTGTAGTTCAAACTGAAAAAGTGCAAATTACAGACGATACACTTGAGAAATATAACAGACTTTATAGTGTAAATGCTGTATCGGAAATTGAATTCAACAATCGTAGATCCGAATCACTTGATCAAAAATCCTTATTATTTGATTTAGAACAAAAACTTGCTTCTGTAAATCGTTATATTAACGATTTAGAAACTGAATTACTCCAAATACCTTTAGAAGAACAAAAAGAGATTTCAATATTTGAGAATGAGATCGAAGCAATTGAAAAAGAACTCGTTGAAAATAATGCGTTTAAGTTTACAACAGTATTTGCTCCAAAAGATGGCATAATTGGTAATATTCTGGTTTCTAAAGGTCAGAGTGTTTATGAAAATATGTTAATGGCCACGGTATTACCAAATAATCCAACTTTAGAGGCTAATCTATTTATACCATCAAGTGCAATTGGATTTATTGAAGAGGGGTTATCTGTATCATTGAGATACGATGCATTCCCTTATCAAAAATTTGGTCAGCAATCAGGAATAGTTATTGATGTTGCTAATAATGCCATACATTCAAGTGAGTTAAAATCATTAGGTATTTATTCTCAATTATTTAGCAATGAAAAAGATACTTATTATCGTATTAAAGTTAAATTAAATAACCAAGATATATTAGCATATGGCAAGCATTATCCATTGAAAATTGGCATGTCCCTAGAATCTAATATTATATTAGATAAAAGGAAAATATATGAGTGGATATTTGAACCGTTAATCAGTATTCAAGGTATTTGA
- the serC gene encoding 3-phosphoserine/phosphohydroxythreonine transaminase, translating to MKKTINFSAGPAMLPHEVLIQAQAELLNWHQTGCSVMELSHRGKDFEQYALEATQDLRDILNIPDNYKVLFLQGGARAQFASVPLNILSDNTTADYIESGYWSKCASDEAEKYCHVNRIKIQNDNNGILSLKPYEQWQINPDSAYIHYCPNETIEGLAIFDDPTFDNKTIVADFSSCILSKPINISQYGIIYAGAQKNIGPSGITIVIVRDDLIGKAKQELPSILDYAVQAKHDSMFNTPPTFAWYMSGLVFKWIKQLGGLTAMEERNRSKAEMLYRYIDQSDFYHNRIATENRSIMNVPFTSPSEDLDKRFVEKASQHGIIGIKGHRIVGGMRASIYNAMDLAEVEYLIEFMKEFEKTNG from the coding sequence ATGAAAAAAACGATTAATTTTAGCGCTGGTCCAGCGATGCTTCCTCACGAAGTACTTATTCAAGCACAAGCCGAGCTTTTAAATTGGCATCAGACGGGTTGTTCAGTAATGGAACTTAGTCATCGAGGTAAAGATTTTGAACAATACGCATTAGAAGCGACTCAAGATTTACGCGATATATTAAATATCCCAGATAATTATAAGGTACTTTTCTTACAAGGTGGTGCAAGGGCCCAATTTGCATCTGTTCCATTAAATATTTTGTCCGATAATACAACAGCGGATTATATAGAAAGTGGTTATTGGAGCAAATGCGCGAGTGATGAAGCGGAAAAATATTGTCACGTAAATCGAATTAAGATTCAAAACGATAATAATGGTATTTTAAGTTTAAAGCCATATGAACAATGGCAAATCAATCCTGATAGTGCATATATTCATTATTGTCCAAATGAAACTATTGAAGGGTTAGCCATTTTTGATGATCCGACTTTCGATAATAAAACTATCGTGGCAGATTTCTCTTCTTGCATATTATCTAAACCTATTAATATCTCTCAGTATGGCATTATTTATGCAGGAGCACAAAAAAATATAGGTCCTTCAGGTATTACTATTGTGATTGTAAGGGATGATTTAATTGGCAAAGCTAAGCAAGAATTACCATCAATTTTAGATTATGCGGTGCAGGCTAAACATGATTCAATGTTTAATACGCCACCAACTTTTGCATGGTATATGTCAGGTTTAGTTTTTAAATGGATTAAACAACTTGGTGGATTAACTGCAATGGAAGAACGCAATCGTTCAAAAGCAGAGATGTTATATCGTTATATTGATCAATCTGATTTTTATCATAATCGCATAGCGACTGAAAACCGCTCAATTATGAATGTACCTTTTACATCACCGAGTGAAGATCTTGATAAGCGGTTTGTTGAAAAAGCTAGCCAACATGGGATTATTGGAATTAAAGGTCATCGTATTGTTGGTGGAATGCGAGCATCAATATATAATGCTATGGATCTAGCAGAAGTAGAATATTTAATTGAATTTATGAAAGAGTTTGAGAAAACAAATGGATAA
- the pcnB gene encoding polynucleotide adenylyltransferase PcnB translates to MTKSGLEIPTDSKCEIIPRKQHDISRQAISENALKVLYRLNKQGYQAYLVGGCVRDLLLGKKPKDFDITTNATPEQVQKAFRNCRLVGRRFRLAHIMFGKEIIEVATFRGDHSNLNSEITNTKLTKIDSNMSKRSQSGMLLRDNVYGTIEEDAMRRDFTINGLYYSVKDFTIRDYCHGIDDLKNGLIRLIGDPETRYREDPVRMLRAIRFAAKLNMTIESNTAAPIKSLASLLKNIPSARLFDEAIKLFQSGHGLPTYHLLRKYHLFFILFPTLQRSFNYQQRSNKADISYAEQIIEQALKNTDYRIANYKRVNPAYLFAVMLWYPLAERTREIIMESGLTYHDAFDLAMNDILKEQCSVIAIPKRLTSTMCDIWRLQLRFSKRSLKRVTSIFEHPKFRAAYDLLELRASIEKGELLELAKWWDEYQHCGLDQRLKMVKQITQNDSKYQNMNKARNKSKSFRSRNKGKKTE, encoded by the coding sequence TTGACAAAATCAGGTTTGGAAATACCTACAGATTCTAAATGTGAGATTATCCCTCGTAAACAACATGATATTTCACGTCAAGCAATTAGCGAGAATGCCTTGAAAGTTTTGTATCGGCTGAATAAGCAGGGTTATCAAGCTTATTTGGTAGGTGGATGTGTCCGCGATCTTTTATTAGGTAAAAAACCGAAAGACTTTGATATTACAACAAATGCGACTCCAGAACAGGTACAAAAAGCATTCCGTAATTGTCGCTTAGTGGGGCGCCGTTTTCGCTTAGCTCATATTATGTTTGGTAAAGAGATTATTGAAGTTGCAACATTCAGAGGTGACCATAGTAATTTAAATTCTGAAATCACTAATACTAAGCTGACGAAAATAGATTCTAATATGTCCAAACGTTCTCAATCAGGGATGTTATTGCGTGATAATGTTTACGGCACAATCGAAGAAGATGCTATGCGTCGTGATTTTACTATTAATGGTTTATATTATAGTGTTAAAGATTTTACTATTCGAGATTATTGCCACGGTATTGATGATTTAAAAAACGGTTTAATTCGTTTAATTGGCGATCCTGAAACACGATATCGTGAAGATCCTGTCAGAATGTTACGCGCAATTCGATTTGCAGCTAAATTGAATATGACTATTGAGTCAAATACAGCAGCACCAATTAAATCATTAGCATCTTTATTAAAAAATATTCCTAGTGCTAGATTGTTTGATGAGGCAATTAAATTATTCCAATCTGGTCATGGTTTACCTACCTATCATCTTTTAAGAAAATATCATTTATTTTTTATACTTTTTCCTACATTACAACGCAGCTTTAATTATCAACAACGATCGAATAAAGCTGACATTAGCTATGCTGAACAGATCATTGAGCAAGCATTAAAAAACACTGATTATCGTATAGCTAATTACAAAAGAGTAAATCCTGCTTACCTATTTGCTGTTATGCTTTGGTATCCATTAGCAGAGCGTACCAGAGAAATTATTATGGAAAGTGGTTTGACTTATCATGATGCATTTGACTTAGCGATGAATGATATTTTAAAAGAACAATGTTCTGTCATTGCTATACCTAAACGACTCACATCAACTATGTGTGATATTTGGCGCCTACAGTTGCGTTTTAGTAAACGTAGCCTTAAACGTGTTACTTCCATTTTTGAACATCCTAAATTCAGGGCTGCCTATGATTTATTAGAGTTACGTGCATCAATTGAAAAAGGCGAATTACTTGAATTAGCTAAATGGTGGGATGAGTATCAACACTGTGGTCTAGATCAACGTTTAAAAATGGTGAAGCAGATTACTCAAAATGACTCAAAATACCAGAATATGAATAAGGCTCGCAATAAATCAAAATCTTTTCGCTCTCGCAATAAAGGTAAAAAAACTGAATAA
- the lptD gene encoding LPS assembly protein LptD: MKKLTPSFIAITVCLSIYSTNNYADENKILKQFETQTNPRCLTNVPKSNLSDPQDNINDLPINVMSDSFKAELPNKAIYNGNVVVTQGNRQINSDQLTLIQSQNQNREIILNGNVSYQDNMIEMHGDKASMNLVNKEIQIDKSQYNLVNRLGRGSAESVQFTNNRYLIINEGSFTSCPVDNKSWNIEGSKIVHDNDEQLLEVWNAVFRIANVPVLYTPYLQLPTGNKRRSGLLMPDFSYNSIGGIDFSLPFYWNIAPNYDATFTPRIIQKRGIQLQTEARYLNALGYGTLAFDWLQHDKQYSNDRNQKHHSNDSGYSDNSYRWLFHWKNEEQINDNWRLAVNTTRVSDNQYITDLGSKYASETDGYLTQDYTIGYADEKWDVDLNYKYFQPLYDSLKHKLYRPEPQLNINYYDSVGDFNFKTFTQVSHFVTSGKENPKTWRFHFEPVVNYNIISSWASLSTEAGFLATRYNQDVPKSNQSKAYLKENTNRFLPKFSIDGKIIFERNINSFAGYTQTIEPRVKYLYIPYRNQSRIDNYDSSLLQSDYIGLFREQPFSGLDRIASANKLASGITTRVYDDNQVERFNLSFGQVYYFTRSKTGDNSSLLDQDKDTGTLTWAMDNFWRINDDMIFRSGVQYDTRINKVSLANAIYEYRISENKMTQLSYRYANKKYIDSIDTGTDKNPYKQNISQFGVMSSWPLTDSISAVGSLFYDIDNNQIADDFIGLRYEDCCWGVSLQYGRKIVDWNSDSKSSKYENKFSINFELRGLNQNRNTIAKMLDFGLLPYNTAFDENYGTK; the protein is encoded by the coding sequence ATGAAAAAACTAACTCCTTCTTTTATTGCTATTACTGTTTGTTTATCAATATATTCAACAAACAACTATGCTGATGAAAATAAAATACTTAAGCAATTTGAAACACAAACTAACCCCCGATGTCTTACTAATGTACCAAAAAGTAATTTATCTGATCCACAAGATAATATTAATGATTTGCCAATCAATGTCATGTCAGATAGTTTTAAGGCAGAGTTACCAAACAAAGCTATCTATAATGGCAATGTGGTAGTAACACAAGGTAATCGCCAAATTAATTCTGACCAATTAACATTAATTCAATCCCAAAATCAAAATCGAGAAATCATTTTAAATGGTAATGTGAGCTATCAAGATAATATGATTGAGATGCATGGAGATAAAGCCTCCATGAATTTGGTTAACAAAGAAATTCAAATTGATAAATCACAATATAACTTAGTAAATCGATTAGGTCGAGGTTCAGCGGAAAGCGTTCAATTTACAAATAATCGATATTTAATTATTAACGAGGGTAGTTTTACATCATGTCCAGTTGATAATAAAAGTTGGAATATAGAAGGTTCTAAGATTGTTCATGATAATGACGAACAATTGTTAGAAGTATGGAATGCAGTATTTAGAATTGCAAATGTACCCGTATTATATACACCTTATTTACAATTACCTACTGGAAACAAAAGGCGTTCTGGTTTACTGATGCCTGATTTTTCTTATAACAGTATCGGTGGAATTGACTTTTCATTACCTTTTTATTGGAATATTGCACCTAACTATGATGCAACTTTTACACCAAGGATTATTCAAAAACGCGGTATACAACTGCAAACTGAAGCACGTTATCTTAATGCATTAGGTTATGGTACCTTGGCATTTGATTGGCTGCAACATGATAAACAATATAGTAATGATAGAAATCAAAAACATCACAGCAATGATTCTGGATATAGTGACAATAGTTACCGTTGGTTATTCCATTGGAAAAATGAGGAACAGATTAACGATAACTGGCGACTTGCAGTTAACACTACGCGAGTAAGTGATAACCAATATATTACAGATTTGGGTTCAAAATATGCTTCTGAAACAGATGGATATCTAACCCAAGATTATACGATTGGCTATGCCGATGAAAAATGGGATGTTGATCTAAACTATAAATATTTCCAACCATTATATGACAGCTTAAAGCACAAATTATATAGACCAGAACCACAATTAAATATTAATTACTATGATTCAGTTGGAGATTTTAATTTTAAAACCTTTACTCAAGTCTCCCACTTTGTAACTTCTGGAAAGGAAAATCCCAAAACATGGCGATTCCATTTTGAACCCGTTGTAAACTATAACATTATTTCGTCCTGGGCATCATTATCTACAGAAGCTGGTTTTCTGGCTACTCGTTATAATCAAGATGTTCCAAAATCAAACCAGAGTAAAGCTTATCTTAAAGAGAATACCAATCGGTTTCTACCAAAATTCAGCATTGATGGCAAAATAATTTTTGAACGTAATATAAATTCTTTTGCTGGTTATACTCAAACTATTGAACCAAGAGTTAAGTATCTTTATATTCCATACCGAAACCAATCGCGTATTGATAACTATGATTCATCATTATTACAATCAGATTATATCGGGTTATTTAGAGAGCAGCCATTTAGTGGACTTGATCGTATCGCATCTGCAAACAAATTAGCAAGCGGCATTACAACCCGTGTATATGATGATAATCAAGTCGAAAGATTTAATTTATCTTTTGGTCAAGTTTATTATTTTACTCGTTCAAAAACAGGCGATAACAGTTCTCTGCTAGATCAGGATAAAGACACTGGCACATTAACATGGGCTATGGACAATTTCTGGCGTATTAATGACGATATGATTTTTAGAAGTGGAGTGCAATATGATACGCGTATTAATAAAGTATCTCTAGCAAATGCCATATATGAATATCGTATTAGTGAAAATAAAATGACACAACTTTCTTATCGCTATGCGAATAAAAAATATATTGATAGTATTGATACAGGCACCGATAAGAATCCTTACAAGCAAAATATCTCTCAATTTGGTGTCATGAGTTCATGGCCACTTACTGATAGTATTAGTGCAGTTGGTTCCCTTTTTTATGATATTGATAATAATCAGATTGCAGATGATTTTATTGGATTACGTTATGAAGATTGTTGTTGGGGTGTGAGTTTACAATATGGACGTAAAATTGTTGACTGGAACAGTGATTCAAAATCCAGTAAATATGAAAATAAATTCTCAATCAATTTTGAACTTAGAGGACTTAATCAAAATCGAAATACTATTGCAAAAATGCTAGATTTTGGCTTGCTTCCATATAATACGGCGTTTGATGAGAATTATGGAACTAAATAA